ACTGAAGACCACGTGACAAACAACTTTCGGCGTTTACGGATTAATTTATGCATTATTTAATCagatatttatttcatatcATTTGCAATAATGTTTTCCACATTTTGTGCAAATTTTATCAACtaatataccatatatttaaatatatctcCAAATAACCGGTTTAGACAGGTCACGCTTGACTGAATCCGTGTTCGGGCAAATATCTGTAGTATTAACGCTGAGGATCGTATGTGCTAATACGGTATGCTGTTACCTATGTGTCTAATTTTGTGAGATGTATGTTACTAAGTTTTACATTTCGCGGTTACACACCTTTATTTGGTTACCTTTAGAAGAGTTTTAGtaacatttaaagttttaatcatAGGCATTCATGGCTAATTAAAGAAGAGGGAAAGATAAGGCAATGGTAGCATTTGAGATAGTATCACATTTTcctgtgtttataataattgCAGCTACGCATTTTATAACCCAGAAAATTGGTAGCATATAGACAAGATAGTTTAANNNNNNNNNNNNNNNNNNNNNNNNNNNNNNNNNNNNNNNNNNNNNNNNNNNNNNNNNNNNNNNNNNNNNNNNNNNNNNNNNNNNNNNNNNNNNNNNNNNNNNNNNNNNNNNNNNNNNNNNNNNNNNNNNNNNNNNNNNNNNNNNNNNNNNNNNNNNNNNNNNNNNNNNNNNNNNNNNNNNNNNNNNNNNNNNNNNNNNNNNNNNNNNNNNNNNNNNNNNNNNNNNNNNNNNNNNNNNNNNNNNNNNNNNNNNNNNNNNNNNNatatacggactctgcctTGGCACTGTTATACTGCACTGTCTGGCTGAACTGTCGGGCGAAGTGCAACTGTGCACTCATGCGTGAAAAGTGGTCACGTGGTCTCGTTAGCGTActatcacttcagtatactatgataTAACAGTAGTCCTGCGACTCTAAAacgcgttgttaatttttaaaccactAACAGCTAATAGGCTATAAGATTTTAGATGCTAGCGGTATCCTTTCCTACCCACCACTACTATTATCGAAATTATACAAGAGTGAACGCAGAGCTTTACTTTACATTAGGGGAAATCACGGTGGTAGTCGCTTTTAAATTGAAAGAGAGAATTAGAAATATAGATTTTGCTTTAAAGTTGCACAAACAGTCGCACAGCACAGGCAATAAGTACACCAAAAAGAGCCAATCCTACTAGAGATTGCAAGAAAGCTACAAATCCTGGTTTTTGCATGTTTTTCATCAGAACAAGTCGAATAATGGAAAGCTTTTTCTGAGAATGAGGAGGGTAACGTAAGGAATTGAAAAACTCTGGATTCCCATCAACTAAACAGCTTCGTCTGTGAGAAAAGGTGTCAAAGGTGTGTTTCCCATGGTAGGCTCCCATTCCACTTTCCCCTACACCACCAAATGGAAGCGAATGAGGAACGTAATGCATCACAACATCATTAACAGTAACTCCTCCACTAGAGGTGTTGGATAGGATCTTATTTACAAGCTTTTTATTCTTAGCAAATATGTACATTGCTAATGGCTTCTCTCTGCTGTTTACAACAGCAATAGCTTCATCCATATCTTTGACAGTGACAACAAGCAAAATGGGGCCAAACATTTCTTGCTGCATGTAAGCAGAATCCGCTGGAATATCAGTGACCACAGTTGGTGCAACATAACGTTCCTTTACATCAACCTCTCCACCCACAACTATCTTCCCAGCTCCAGATTCAATCACTTTCTTCAAGCGTAGTGTTTGTCGTTCATTGATTATCCTCCCATAGTCTGGTGAATGCTTTGGATCTGATCCGTAAAACTCTTTTAAAGCAAGCTTTATTTCCTCCACAAATTTATCCCGGACACCTTGTGAGCATAAGACATAATCTGGGCAAAGACACAATTGACCCGTGTTAAGAAATCTGCCCCAGCATATTCTCCGCGCAGTATTACGGATGTCACACGAATCATCAACAAAGCATGGATTTTTACCTCCAAGTTCCAGCACTACTGGGGTCAAGTACTCAGCGGCTGCCTTCATCACAATTCTCCCGATGGCTGTTCCTCctgtgaaaaatataaagtcaAATCGATTATTGGTAACCAAGTCAGCAGAATCTTTAGCATCAAGCACAATCACAGGGTAGCAGGTTGGATCAATGTATTGTGGCAACAACTCCTGAAGCAACTTGGCTGTGTGGGCTGCACATTCGCTGGGTTTAATAACAACACAGTTTCCAGCAGCAATTGCACCAATCATTGGAGCCAGCATTAAAAGAAATGGATAATTCCATGCAGACATGATGAGACATGTTCCAAATGGCTCCTTTCTTGTGTAAATATCGGCTGTAATTGTTGCCAATTCTTTTTTCTTCGGTTCGTTTTTTACCCACTGATCCAGATTTTTAATCGCTGTTACAATTTCGTTGTTTACCAGAATAATTTCAGCAGAGACTGCTTcagttttagatttatttagaTCTTTCTTCAAAGCTTCACACCACCTAACTTCATTATCTCTCAcacatttaaacaacttttgcaACTGCTGCTTGCGAAACTTAACATCCTTGGTTTTACCACTGGAGAATGCTTCCTTTGCAGCAACAATTGCAGAAATATAGTCTCTACCCATGTTTAACTAAgtcgatatatatatatatacaaatattaatgaaaattaaaattgcgTAAATAGCCTTATTAGCACCACCGGTTGTTCGTGAACTTAATTATTTACAATAGCTCAGCGAATATATGCCGAACTTATATACCTGCCACAGTCGCTCGTTAGCCATTAGGAATTTCAAGGCCATGaccataaacaaatatttaccagACAACCTTGATAATGgaatttagtttgtttatcaGTGGTTTGTCACggcattttttaacttacacATATAAACTAAATACAAAGTTGCCAGTATGatgtagtaggatggggaagatgggacacctacccattttatttttcatctcatttggtaaaaaaacaaaaaaaaaactttaatagtgtataaaaccgtatccacgCGGTTctaataaactgtttaattgtttaaaacatgatcaggacaTTCTGATATTACATGTTATAGGTGTCCTCTTTCCCCACAGTCTTCTATATGTTCATCGTAATTTTAAACCTGTATTCCAGTTCCTAAAAGGACAAAATGTAGTATCACATGCTTCccaaaagaaaatgtttgaCATTTATGCGCACATAGACCCTATGGCCTATGCACTGTCACAGAGTTACACGTTCTAATATATAGGCTAAGTGCGTATTATTTTAGATATACGTGCCGagttattttgtaaatgaCCATGCGTTCGAAAATGTCTCCACCTCCCATGGTCACGAATGGTCACGAAAGTCAATCGCGGCAAGTTAAAGTAAATCGTGATCACGTAAGGGttaagttaatatatatataggattGTTGACCTATCTTGGAATTGTTTAATCATTCGTGTCAGTGACAAAGTCGGGTTTTAAAGGCGTGAATGCGACGCAACTTGTAGAGAAAACGAGATCCTGGGCCCTAGGGGAGTAACATTTTAACGAGTCTTTTCTCGCCAGCTAATAGCTTTAGTTCAAAAAGAGAGCTGTAAACTTGGTGTGACTAATAGTATTGGTCTAGTGGGTTAATACATTTGTGAAATACGATAAATGAGGTAAAAGAGCAGAGCCGTGGTGCTGTAAAGTCAATCCCGCTAGAGCAAAATGGTCCCCAGTCTCCCACTATTTCACAACTGCGGAATGAACAAGCAACAAGCGATAAAGGCACTGACCGGTGCTTTTATATATGCGGCTCTATTGTAATCGAAACTGCGCTCATAGTACACTAAATATGTACACCAACAGTGTACTATGCTGTGCTCAGGAAATTAGCAGTAGACGATTGTAAATTATGTTTTCAAGCAGTATCAAAATACAGTTGAGAATACAGAACGTttagtttgttgtttgtttaggGAATTTTTTTGTGCTCACGTGCTCTATTAGTCCAAAGGtgaattattttgttgtttttttttaaaggttttccACTTTTTGAGGATAGAGACAACTACTGTGACAAGTTAAACCAGTAATATAGACAGTACATTAGTTTTAACAGCCACCCGTTGTATGGCACTTAGACTaggtagtttttacccatagtatgtttttttaaattgcaactgtcattttgttgTTAACTGCattcgctgttttaattaagctGACTttcgttactgtattttaaaaaataataaacgttATATTATTAAGCACCACCAGGTCAATTTAAACATGGGTAGAGATTATATTTCTGCAATTGTTGCTGCAAAGGAGGCATTCTCCAGTGGTAAAACCAAGGATGTTAAGTTTCGCAAGCAGCAGTtgcaaaagttgtttaaatgtgTGAGAGATAATGAAGTTAGGTGGTGTGAAGCTTTGAAGAAAGAtctaaataaatctaaaactgAAGCAGTTTCCGCTGAAATTATTCTGGTAAACAACGAAATTGTTACGGCGATTGATAACCTGGATCAATGGATAAAAAGCGAGCCGCAAGCAAAGGGATTGCTCACAGCTACAGCTGATATTCATATCAGGAAGGAACCATTTGGAACATGTCTCATCATGTCTGCATGGAATTATCCCTTCTCCCTTATGTTGGCCCCAGTGATTGGTGCAATTGCTGCTGGAAACTGTGTTGTTATTAAACCGAGCGAATGCGCAGTCCACACAGCCAAGTAGGAACAGCCATCGGAAGAATTGTGATGAAGGCAGCGGCTGAGTACTTGACCCCAGTAGTGCTGGAACTTGGAGGTAAAAATCCATGTTTTGTTGATGATTCTTTTGATATTCGTAGTGCTGCGCGGAGAGTATGCTGGGGTCGATTTCTTAATGCTGGTCAGATTTGTCTTGCGCCAGAGTACGTTATGTGCACAGAAAGTGTCCGGGATAAATTTGTGGAGGAAATGAAGCTTGCTTTAAAAGAGTTTTACGGTTCTGACCCAAAGCATTCACCAGACTATGGGAGGATAATCAATGAACGACAAACACTGCGGTTGAAGAAAGTAATTGAATCTGGAGCTGGGAAAATAGTTGTGGGCGGAGAGGTTGATGTAAAGGAACGTTATGTTGCACCAACTGTGGTCACTGATATTCCAGCGGATTCTGCTTACATGCAGCAAGAAATGTTTGGCCCCATTCTGCTTGTTGTCACTGTCAAAGATATGGATGAAGCTATTGCTGTTGTAAACAGCAGAGAGAAGCCGTTAGCTATGTACATATTTGCAAGTAATAAAAAGCTTGTAAATAAGATCCTATCCAACACCTCTAGTGGAGGAGTTACTGTTAATGATGTTGTGATGCATTACGTTCCTCATTCGCTTCCATTTGGTGGTGTAGGGGAAAGTGGAATGGGAGCCTACCATGGGAAACACACCTTTGACACCTTTTCTCACAGACGAAGCTGTTTAGTTGATGGGAATCCAGAGTTTATAAATTCTTTACGTTACCCTCCTCACTCTGAGAAAAAGCTTTCCATTATTCGTTTGGCCATGATGAAAAACATGAAAGCAACAGGTGTACAAGCAGTTTTTCAGTCTGTACTTAAGCTGGCTGTTATAGGCGCAGTCATTGCATGTGTTGTAAATTTGCTTATTTGAGAATAATTGGTgctattttattcttttaagcTCCAAATGTGACCAAAGGTCGATAATTCTCGGTTTTTGCTT
The DNA window shown above is from Ciona intestinalis chromosome 3, KH, whole genome shotgun sequence and carries:
- the LOC100175301 gene encoding fatty aldehyde dehydrogenase-like isoform X2, encoding MGRDYISAIVAAKEAFSSGKTKDVKFRKQQLQKLFKCVRDNEVRWCEALKKDLNKSKTEAVSAEIILVNNEIVTAIKNLDQWVKNEPKKKELATITADIYTRKEPFGTCLIMSAWNYPFLLMLAPMIGAIAAGNCVVIKPSECAAHTAKLLQELLPQYIDPTCYPVIVLDAKDSADLVTNNRFDFIFFTGGTAIGRIVMKAAAEYLTPVVLELGDPKHSPDYGRIINERQTLRLKKVIESGAGKIVVGGEVDVKERYVAPTVVTDIPADSAYMQQEMFGPILLVVTVKDMDEAIAVVNSREKPLAMYIFAKNKKLVNKILSNTSSGGVTVNDVVMHYVPHSLPFGGVGESGMGAYHGKHTFDTFSHRRSCLVDGNPEFFNSLRYPPHSQKKLSIIRLVLMKNMQKPGFVAFLQSLVGLALFGVLIACAVRLFVQL
- the LOC100175301 gene encoding fatty aldehyde dehydrogenase-like isoform X1, which encodes MGRDYISAIVAAKEAFSSGKTKDVKFRKQQLQKLFKCVRDNEVRWCEALKKDLNKSKTEAVSAEIILVNNEIVTAIKNLDQWVKNEPKKKELATITADIYTRKEPFGTCLIMSAWNYPFLLMLAPMIGAIAAGNCVVIKPSECAAHTAKLLQELLPQYIDPTCYPVIVLDAKDSADLVTNNRFDFIFFTGGTAIGRIVMKAAAEYLTPVVLELGGKNPCFVDDSCDIRNTARRICWGRFLNTGQLCLCPDYVLCSQGVRDKFVEEIKLALKEFYGSDPKHSPDYGRIINERQTLRLKKVIESGAGKIVVGGEVDVKERYVAPTVVTDIPADSAYMQQEMFGPILLVVTVKDMDEAIAVVNSREKPLAMYIFAKNKKLVNKILSNTSSGGVTVNDVVMHYVPHSLPFGGVGESGMGAYHGKHTFDTFSHRRSCLVDGNPEFFNSLRYPPHSQKKLSIIRLVLMKNMQKPGFVAFLQSLVGLALFGVLIACAVRLFVQL
- the LOC100185488 gene encoding LOW QUALITY PROTEIN: aldehyde dehydrogenase, dimeric NADP-preferring-like (The sequence of the model RefSeq protein was modified relative to this genomic sequence to represent the inferred CDS: inserted 1 base in 1 codon); its protein translation is MGRDYISAIVAAKEAFSSGKTKDVKFRKQQLQKLFKCVRDNEVRWCEALKKDLNKSKTEAVSAEIILVNNEIVTAIDNLDQWIKSEPQAKGLLTATADIHIRKEPFGTCLIMSAWNYPFSLMLAPVIGAIAAGNCVVIKPSECAVHTAKXGTAIGRIVMKAAAEYLTPVVLELGGKNPCFVDDSFDIRSAARRVCWGRFLNAGQICLAPEYVMCTESVRDKFVEEMKLALKEFYGSDPKHSPDYGRIINERQTLRLKKVIESGAGKIVVGGEVDVKERYVAPTVVTDIPADSAYMQQEMFGPILLVVTVKDMDEAIAVVNSREKPLAMYIFASNKKLVNKILSNTSSGGVTVNDVVMHYVPHSLPFGGVGESGMGAYHGKHTFDTFSHRRSCLVDGNPEFINSLRYPPHSEKKLSIIRLAMMKNMKATGVQAVFQSVLKLAVIGAVIACVVNLLI